One stretch of Jiangella gansuensis DSM 44835 DNA includes these proteins:
- a CDS encoding Ig-like domain-containing protein: MSSRTPRRLLAAVATTGAAALTVAGVASPASSSDRLPELVERATSTTDRILEVAADRADLSLQTVRELVETEQAVVAESGMLSYTDRFEAPDHDHDHDHAEELAPAADVPGDPAGGSKPGAPYTVYLDFDGATIQDTEWNRYYQEDVFELDANAAASDADYVQQVWARVAEDFAPFDINVTTTDPGADALHKTSMDDGEYGMTAVITDTTDIAPADGASGRAWLGGFGNQFYSPALIFAPIARDSNPSDVGNIVSHEVGHTFNLTHDGIGDDEYYGDTPAEPETLWGPIMGAPWYAPLSQWDNGQYSGTTNPEQDDLAEITNADAAFQSFMVYDGDQMWNEGFCTDAEDSNNPQPGDSAYKPNADGGCNPPGDELTLQFYYGGRAAYAADDHADEIGEGSALDNASGEFEAAGVIGAPDERDVFSLVTNGGPVTITADPASVGPNLDVYLELIDSEGNRVAEANPETATDPASSPLDRQATGLGATIETEVEAGAYSVRVSGAGQGDPAANTPSNGSGYTSYGSLGNYTLTGTAAAFEAAPITIISPEDGAEVQPSPVEVTGSAEPGSTVTLSIGDGVVGTGTTDEEGTWSIVLEGDLPYGESIITARQIVGSIQVPETAEVTVVVPVDAPSIVRPEQGDTATTATPTFSGEGIPGATVELTIACGDDTWAGAAEVDAEGAWSFTPEEGLPNGECSVTAVQTINGATSPEAGPVTFTIDVESGDENGDENGEGGAEDGGDNGTEDGGEDLPDTGASTNTLVMAAGLLLLGLGAALYARTRRSVTG; the protein is encoded by the coding sequence ATGAGTTCGAGAACACCACGGCGGCTGCTTGCCGCGGTGGCGACCACCGGTGCCGCGGCCCTCACGGTCGCCGGTGTGGCGTCGCCGGCCAGCTCCTCCGACAGACTGCCTGAGCTCGTCGAGCGGGCGACGTCGACGACCGACCGCATCCTCGAGGTGGCGGCCGACCGGGCCGACCTGAGCCTCCAGACGGTGCGTGAGCTGGTCGAGACCGAGCAGGCTGTCGTCGCCGAGTCCGGCATGCTGTCCTACACCGACCGCTTCGAGGCACCTGACCACGATCACGACCACGACCACGCCGAGGAGCTGGCGCCCGCCGCCGACGTCCCGGGCGACCCGGCCGGCGGTTCCAAGCCAGGCGCGCCGTACACGGTCTACCTCGACTTCGACGGCGCCACCATCCAGGACACGGAGTGGAACCGCTACTACCAGGAGGACGTGTTCGAGCTCGACGCCAACGCGGCGGCCTCGGACGCGGACTACGTCCAGCAGGTGTGGGCCCGGGTGGCGGAGGACTTCGCGCCGTTCGACATCAACGTCACCACCACTGACCCGGGTGCGGACGCGCTGCACAAGACGTCCATGGACGACGGCGAGTACGGCATGACCGCCGTCATCACCGACACCACGGACATCGCTCCGGCCGACGGTGCCAGCGGCCGGGCGTGGCTGGGCGGCTTCGGCAACCAGTTCTACTCGCCGGCGCTGATCTTCGCCCCGATCGCGCGTGACAGCAACCCGTCCGACGTCGGCAACATCGTGTCGCACGAGGTCGGCCACACGTTCAACCTGACCCACGACGGCATCGGCGACGACGAGTACTACGGCGACACCCCGGCCGAGCCGGAGACGCTGTGGGGCCCGATCATGGGCGCTCCCTGGTACGCGCCGCTGTCGCAGTGGGACAACGGTCAGTACTCCGGTACCACCAACCCGGAGCAGGACGACCTCGCCGAGATCACCAACGCGGACGCGGCGTTCCAGTCGTTCATGGTGTACGACGGTGACCAGATGTGGAACGAGGGCTTCTGCACCGACGCCGAGGACTCGAACAACCCGCAGCCGGGTGACAGCGCCTACAAGCCCAACGCGGACGGGGGCTGCAACCCGCCCGGTGACGAGCTGACGCTGCAGTTCTACTACGGTGGTCGGGCGGCCTATGCGGCCGACGACCACGCGGACGAGATCGGCGAGGGCAGCGCGCTGGACAACGCCAGTGGCGAGTTCGAGGCCGCCGGCGTCATCGGTGCCCCCGACGAGCGCGACGTCTTCTCGCTGGTCACCAACGGCGGCCCGGTCACCATCACCGCCGACCCGGCGTCCGTCGGGCCGAACCTCGACGTCTACCTGGAGCTCATCGACTCCGAGGGCAACCGCGTCGCCGAGGCGAACCCGGAGACGGCCACCGACCCGGCCAGCTCGCCGCTGGACCGCCAGGCCACCGGCCTGGGCGCCACCATCGAGACCGAGGTCGAGGCCGGTGCGTACTCCGTGCGCGTCAGCGGTGCCGGCCAGGGCGACCCGGCCGCCAACACGCCGAGCAACGGCTCGGGCTACACCTCGTACGGCAGCCTGGGCAACTACACCCTGACCGGTACGGCCGCCGCGTTCGAGGCCGCGCCGATCACCATCATCTCGCCTGAGGACGGCGCTGAGGTCCAGCCGTCTCCGGTCGAGGTCACCGGCTCCGCCGAGCCCGGCTCGACCGTGACGCTGAGCATCGGCGACGGCGTCGTCGGCACCGGCACCACGGACGAGGAAGGCACCTGGAGCATCGTGCTCGAGGGCGACCTGCCGTACGGCGAGAGCATCATCACCGCGCGGCAGATCGTCGGCAGCATCCAGGTCCCGGAGACCGCTGAGGTCACCGTCGTGGTCCCGGTCGACGCTCCGTCGATCGTCCGCCCGGAGCAAGGCGACACCGCCACCACGGCCACCCCCACCTTCAGTGGTGAGGGCATCCCGGGTGCCACGGTCGAGCTGACCATCGCCTGCGGCGACGACACCTGGGCCGGTGCTGCCGAGGTCGACGCCGAGGGTGCCTGGTCGTTCACCCCGGAGGAGGGCCTCCCGAACGGCGAGTGCTCCGTCACCGCGGTGCAGACCATCAATGGCGCCACGTCGCCGGAGGCCGGGCCGGTCACCTTCACCATCGACGTCGAGTCCGGTGACGAGAACGGCGACGAGAACGGTGAGGGTGGCGCCGAGGACGGCGGCGACAACGGCACCGAGGACGGCGGCGAGGACCTGCCGGACACCGGTGCTTCCACCAACACGCTGGTCATGGCTGCCGGGCTGCTCCTGCTCGGTCTGGGCGCGGCGCTCTACGCCCGCACCCGTCGTAGCGTGACCGGCTGA
- a CDS encoding class E sortase has product MHRKATRGRRRAPRRKKAPQKAPQRNIAALVAGGFGELMLTAGAVVLLFVVYTLWGTGIQTASAQNDLRDQLGLDSGQIEKEPVPLDQLEVGDAYGIIRIPRFGEDWEWIIVQGTEDSDLKNGPGHYLDSVDPGEVGNFSIAAHRSGHGEPFAQFPELQVGDVVEIETATGTYVYQLDNAPNGDPDGNRIDVTDTWVVDPVPGEPSDIEPTERRITLTTCWPRWGSSHRMYATGVLVGGEEI; this is encoded by the coding sequence ATGCATCGCAAGGCGACTCGGGGGCGCCGCAGAGCCCCACGCCGTAAGAAGGCTCCCCAGAAGGCTCCGCAGCGCAACATCGCAGCCCTGGTCGCCGGCGGCTTCGGCGAACTCATGCTCACCGCGGGCGCGGTCGTGCTGCTGTTCGTCGTCTACACGCTGTGGGGCACGGGCATCCAGACGGCCAGCGCCCAGAACGACCTGCGCGACCAGCTGGGCCTCGACTCCGGGCAGATCGAGAAGGAGCCCGTCCCGCTGGACCAGCTCGAGGTCGGCGACGCCTACGGCATCATCCGCATCCCCCGCTTCGGCGAGGACTGGGAGTGGATCATCGTCCAGGGCACCGAGGACAGCGATCTGAAGAACGGCCCGGGCCACTACCTCGACAGCGTCGACCCCGGCGAGGTCGGGAACTTCTCCATCGCCGCGCACCGTTCTGGACATGGCGAGCCGTTCGCGCAGTTCCCGGAGCTCCAGGTCGGCGACGTCGTCGAGATCGAGACGGCCACCGGGACGTACGTCTACCAGCTGGACAACGCCCCGAACGGCGACCCTGACGGCAACCGGATCGACGTCACCGACACCTGGGTGGTCGACCCAGTGCCCGGTGAGCCGTCGGACATCGAGCCCACCGAACGACGCATCACGCTCACTACGTGCTGGCCCCGGTGGGGGTCGTCACACCGGATGTACGCGACCGGCGTCCTGGTCGGCGGAGAGGAAATCTAG
- a CDS encoding ubiquitin-like small modifier protein 1 produces MSVAVRVPTILRTYTKGESDVTVDVAADATLSDVFAALDAQYPGIGARVLDDTGQIRRFVNVYVNDDDVRFASGLQTATPDGTKVSVIPAVAGG; encoded by the coding sequence ATGAGCGTTGCGGTACGCGTTCCGACCATCCTGCGCACCTACACCAAGGGCGAGTCCGACGTCACCGTGGACGTCGCGGCCGACGCCACGCTGTCCGACGTCTTCGCGGCGCTGGACGCCCAGTATCCGGGTATCGGCGCGCGGGTCCTCGACGACACCGGCCAGATCCGCCGCTTCGTCAACGTCTACGTGAACGACGACGACGTCCGGTTCGCCTCCGGCCTGCAGACGGCGACGCCGGACGGAACCAAGGTGTCGGTCATCCCGGCGGTCGCCGGCGGCTGA
- the thrC gene encoding threonine synthase — protein MTVTTATSLGRATHLSCRECGATVELGPHYACLECFGPLEVAYDYGTITRERIESGPRSIWRYRDLLPVPADVADTPNTDPGFTPLVRADNLARELGLRALWIKNDAANPTHSFKDRVVAVALAAARELGFTVLACPSTGNLANAVAAAAARAGIRSFVFIPSNLEQPKIVTSAVYGTTLVAVDGNYDDVNRLASELAGEHDDWAFVNVNVRPYYAEGSKTLGYETVEQLGWRLPRQVVIPVASGSQLTKVDKAFRELVQLGLVEGDAPAIFGAQATGCSPVAEAFKAGHDVVRPVRPDTIAKSLAIGNPADGPYVLDVARRTGGAVEDVSDDEVVDGIRLLARTEGIFAETAGGVTVAVLAKLLREGKLDPEAETVVFNTGDGLKTLDAVSPVVGPAGTIEPTTEAFHRLVNGG, from the coding sequence ATGACCGTCACCACCGCCACCTCCTTGGGACGCGCCACGCACCTGTCATGTCGTGAGTGCGGCGCGACCGTCGAGCTCGGGCCGCACTACGCCTGTCTGGAGTGCTTCGGGCCGCTGGAGGTCGCCTACGACTACGGCACCATCACCCGCGAGCGCATCGAGAGCGGGCCCCGCTCCATCTGGCGCTACCGCGACCTGCTGCCGGTGCCGGCCGACGTGGCGGACACCCCGAACACCGATCCCGGTTTCACCCCGCTGGTGCGCGCGGACAACCTGGCTCGCGAGTTGGGTCTACGGGCGCTGTGGATCAAGAACGACGCCGCCAACCCGACCCACTCGTTCAAGGACCGGGTGGTCGCTGTAGCGCTCGCCGCGGCCCGCGAGCTGGGCTTCACCGTGCTGGCCTGTCCGTCCACGGGCAACCTCGCCAACGCCGTTGCCGCCGCCGCGGCCCGCGCGGGCATCCGCAGCTTCGTGTTCATCCCGAGCAACCTCGAACAGCCCAAGATCGTGACCAGCGCCGTCTACGGCACCACGCTCGTTGCCGTCGACGGCAACTACGACGACGTCAACCGGCTCGCCTCCGAGCTGGCCGGCGAGCACGACGACTGGGCGTTCGTCAACGTCAACGTGCGCCCGTACTACGCCGAGGGCTCCAAGACGCTCGGCTACGAGACCGTCGAACAGCTGGGCTGGCGGCTGCCCCGCCAGGTGGTCATCCCGGTGGCCAGCGGCTCGCAGCTGACCAAGGTCGACAAGGCCTTCCGTGAGCTCGTGCAACTCGGCCTCGTCGAGGGCGACGCACCAGCCATCTTCGGCGCGCAGGCGACCGGCTGCTCGCCGGTGGCCGAGGCGTTCAAGGCCGGCCACGACGTCGTCCGCCCGGTCCGTCCGGACACCATCGCGAAGTCGCTGGCCATCGGCAACCCCGCTGACGGCCCGTACGTCCTCGACGTCGCCCGGCGCACCGGTGGCGCGGTCGAGGACGTCAGCGACGACGAGGTGGTCGACGGCATCCGGCTGCTGGCCCGCACCGAGGGCATCTTCGCCGAGACCGCCGGCGGTGTCACCGTCGCCGTCCTGGCGAAGCTGCTGCGTGAGGGCAAGCTCGACCCGGAGGCGGAGACCGTCGTCTTCAACACCGGCGACGGGTTGAAGACGCTCGACGCCGTCTCGCCGGTTGTCGGGCCGGCGGGCACGATCGAACCCACTACCGAGGCATTCCACCGCCTCGTCAACGGAGGCTGA
- a CDS encoding type II toxin-antitoxin system death-on-curing family toxin → MTAYLSLEDVLAAADEIFGHPAEIRDLGLLDSAGHRPQASMFGADAYPDLPTKAAALLESLARNHPLVDGNKRLAWAATVVFLLDNGLSLLEVDQDEAYDFVIAVAEGRLELAVMASWLATHAKAVG, encoded by the coding sequence GTGACGGCCTACCTGAGCCTGGAGGACGTGCTCGCCGCGGCAGACGAGATCTTCGGTCACCCCGCCGAGATCCGCGACTTAGGTCTACTCGACTCCGCGGGGCACCGACCCCAGGCGTCGATGTTCGGAGCCGACGCCTATCCGGACCTGCCCACCAAGGCGGCGGCGCTGCTGGAGTCGCTGGCTCGTAACCACCCACTGGTCGACGGCAACAAGCGTCTGGCCTGGGCGGCCACGGTGGTGTTCCTGCTCGACAACGGGCTCAGCCTGCTCGAGGTGGACCAGGATGAAGCGTACGACTTCGTGATCGCGGTCGCCGAGGGGCGGCTCGAGCTGGCCGTGATGGCGTCCTGGCTGGCTACCCACGCGAAGGCGGTCGGCTGA
- the otsB gene encoding trehalose-phosphatase, with product MTPQLRGLTGRLDRTLVALDFDGVLAPIVPRPEDAVALPETAGVLTAVAARVAKVAVVTGRPAADAVRLGGLFEVPGLSVLGHYGLERWENGRLSTPGADDGVDSARRRVTELAAARPGVTVEDKGHSVALHTRNAPDPAAALAELRPQADAVAAAAGLQVTPGRFVLELRPVGMDKGVAIRALVAETGASAVVYAGDDLGDLPAVAAVRSLAGDGVVGVVVCSDAEEASAELRAAADVVVPGPPGVQALLRELAALP from the coding sequence ATGACGCCGCAGCTGCGCGGGCTGACCGGCCGCCTGGACCGCACTCTTGTCGCGCTGGACTTCGACGGCGTGCTCGCGCCCATCGTGCCCCGCCCCGAAGACGCCGTCGCGCTGCCGGAAACCGCCGGCGTGCTCACCGCGGTGGCCGCCCGGGTGGCCAAGGTCGCCGTGGTCACCGGCCGGCCCGCCGCCGACGCGGTCCGGCTCGGCGGCCTGTTCGAGGTGCCGGGGCTCAGCGTTCTGGGTCACTACGGCCTGGAGCGCTGGGAGAACGGGCGGCTGTCCACCCCGGGTGCGGACGACGGCGTCGACAGCGCCCGTCGGCGGGTCACCGAACTGGCGGCCGCGCGGCCGGGCGTCACAGTCGAGGACAAGGGCCACTCCGTCGCTCTGCACACACGTAACGCGCCTGACCCCGCCGCTGCCCTCGCCGAGCTGCGTCCGCAGGCCGACGCCGTCGCCGCCGCGGCCGGTCTGCAGGTCACTCCGGGGCGCTTCGTGCTGGAGCTGCGCCCGGTCGGCATGGACAAGGGCGTGGCCATCCGGGCTCTGGTGGCCGAGACCGGCGCCAGCGCCGTCGTCTATGCCGGCGACGACCTCGGCGACCTGCCGGCGGTCGCGGCCGTCCGGTCCCTCGCCGGCGACGGCGTCGTGGGCGTGGTGGTGTGCAGCGACGCCGAGGAGGCCTCGGCCGAGCTACGGGCCGCCGCCGACGTCGTCGTGCCCGGCCCGCCGGGAGTGCAGGCACTGTTGCGCGAGCTGGCCGCGTTGCCGTAG
- a CDS encoding LytR C-terminal domain-containing protein: MSERLERLWPSLVALVGVVAVVLVLLWQFGDDTGGGSSGDDVAASGDGGAGEEPAEEPPPTQDPTEAPTGDPTGDPTEAPTDAPTDQPTEGETAPEELREPIGVLNQTSVSGLAEFASERLTDGGWEVAAVGSFTGNVPETTVYFPEGMEESAEALMAQFPEIGRIMPTVEPFNDTRLVVVLVEDFVDEVGEPE; encoded by the coding sequence ATGAGTGAACGACTGGAGCGGCTGTGGCCGTCGCTCGTCGCGCTCGTGGGCGTCGTGGCGGTGGTCCTCGTTCTGTTGTGGCAGTTCGGCGACGACACCGGCGGCGGTAGTTCGGGCGACGACGTCGCTGCCAGCGGCGATGGCGGTGCGGGTGAGGAGCCTGCCGAGGAGCCGCCGCCCACTCAAGATCCCACCGAGGCGCCGACCGGTGACCCGACCGGCGACCCCACCGAAGCGCCGACGGACGCGCCGACCGACCAGCCCACCGAGGGTGAGACCGCCCCGGAGGAACTGCGCGAGCCGATCGGCGTGCTCAACCAGACCAGCGTCAGTGGCCTGGCCGAGTTCGCGAGTGAGCGGCTCACCGACGGCGGCTGGGAGGTCGCCGCTGTCGGCTCGTTCACCGGCAACGTCCCGGAGACGACGGTCTACTTCCCCGAAGGCATGGAGGAGTCCGCGGAAGCGCTGATGGCGCAGTTCCCCGAGATCGGCCGCATCATGCCCACCGTCGAGCCGTTCAACGACACCCGGCTGGTCGTGGTGCTGGTGGAGGACTTCGTCGACGAGGTCGGCGAGCCGGAATGA
- a CDS encoding DUF3263 domain-containing protein codes for MDDREREILDFERRWWKYPGSKEQAIRSRLGISATRYYQVLNALIDRPEALALDPLLVKRLRRQRATRQQARTGRRAGVRT; via the coding sequence ATGGACGATCGGGAGCGCGAGATCCTCGACTTCGAACGACGGTGGTGGAAGTACCCCGGATCCAAGGAACAAGCCATCCGGTCGCGGCTGGGCATCTCTGCCACTCGCTACTACCAGGTGCTGAACGCGCTCATCGACCGCCCGGAGGCGCTCGCGCTCGACCCCTTGTTGGTCAAGCGGCTGCGCCGGCAGCGCGCCACCCGTCAGCAGGCCAGAACCGGCCGCCGCGCCGGGGTCCGGACTTGA
- a CDS encoding alpha,alpha-trehalose-phosphate synthase (UDP-forming) — MSTTGTSSFVVVANRLPVDRVTAADGRTTWRRSPGGLVTAMAPVMRAYDGAWVGWTGSPDDAPDNFSTDDMDLVAVPLSAEEIAMYYEGFSNATLWPLYHDVIVQPEYHREWWDAYRQVNQRFAEAAAEVADQNAVVFVQDYQLQLVPKLLRQLRPDLKIGFFLHIPFPPTELFAQLPWRRQILEGLLGADLVGFQRTGAASNFESLADHFTSATLAGDHLVTEDGREVLARAFPISIEVEEVTRLAADPEVRARAATIREEVGSPRHILLGVDRLDYTKGIGHRLKAFGELLSDGVVTPEEAVLLQVATPSRERVEAYQTLRDDVELQVGRLNGDFGRIGTPAVHYLHSSYERAELVALLLAADVMVVTPLRDGMNLVAKEYVSARTDLRGALVLSEFAGAADEMGDGAFLVNPHDIDGLKRTMLAAMRIDDAEAEQRMKLLRDHVISHDIARWAKDFLTALRAI; from the coding sequence TTGTCCACGACTGGAACGAGTAGCTTCGTCGTAGTAGCCAACCGTCTGCCGGTCGACCGCGTCACCGCGGCCGACGGGCGGACCACCTGGCGCCGCAGCCCGGGCGGGCTGGTCACGGCCATGGCGCCGGTCATGCGCGCGTACGACGGCGCCTGGGTGGGCTGGACCGGCTCGCCCGACGACGCCCCGGACAACTTCTCGACCGACGACATGGATCTGGTCGCCGTGCCGCTGTCGGCCGAGGAGATCGCCATGTACTACGAGGGCTTCTCCAACGCGACGCTGTGGCCGCTGTACCACGACGTCATCGTCCAGCCGGAATACCACCGCGAGTGGTGGGACGCCTACCGTCAGGTCAACCAGCGCTTCGCCGAGGCGGCCGCGGAGGTCGCCGACCAGAACGCGGTCGTGTTCGTCCAGGACTATCAGCTGCAACTGGTGCCGAAGTTGCTGCGGCAGCTGCGTCCGGACCTCAAGATCGGTTTCTTCCTGCACATCCCGTTCCCGCCCACTGAGCTGTTCGCGCAGCTGCCGTGGCGGCGGCAGATCCTCGAGGGCCTGCTCGGTGCCGACCTCGTCGGCTTCCAACGCACCGGCGCGGCCAGCAACTTCGAGTCCCTGGCCGACCATTTCACCAGCGCCACCCTGGCAGGCGACCACCTAGTCACCGAGGACGGCCGCGAGGTGCTGGCTCGGGCGTTCCCCATCTCCATCGAGGTCGAGGAGGTCACCCGGCTGGCAGCCGACCCGGAGGTCAGAGCCCGCGCCGCCACCATCCGCGAGGAAGTGGGTTCGCCACGGCACATCCTGCTGGGCGTCGACCGGCTCGACTACACCAAGGGCATCGGGCACCGGCTCAAAGCCTTCGGCGAGCTGCTGAGCGACGGCGTGGTCACGCCGGAGGAGGCGGTGTTGCTGCAGGTGGCCACGCCCAGCCGAGAACGGGTCGAGGCATACCAGACGCTGCGCGACGACGTGGAGCTGCAGGTCGGCCGCCTCAACGGCGACTTCGGCCGCATCGGGACCCCGGCCGTGCACTACCTGCACTCGTCGTACGAGCGAGCCGAACTGGTCGCGCTGCTGCTGGCGGCCGACGTGATGGTGGTGACGCCCCTGCGCGACGGTATGAACCTGGTGGCCAAGGAGTACGTGAGCGCGCGCACCGACCTGCGTGGCGCGCTCGTGCTGTCGGAGTTCGCCGGCGCAGCCGACGAGATGGGCGACGGCGCCTTCCTGGTCAACCCGCACGACATCGACGGGCTCAAGCGAACCATGCTGGCCGCGATGCGCATCGACGACGCCGAGGCCGAGCAGCGGATGAAGCTGCTGCGCGACCACGTCATCAGCCACGACATCGCCCGCTGGGCCAAGGACTTCCTCACCGCGCTGCGGGCGATCTGA
- a CDS encoding YidH family protein has translation MTSPADHDDAPRRWPRGVYAAGSEPDPRFTFANERTFLAWIRTALALLAAGIALEALEIPAQDTLRLLLVLVLALLGAISSVLAFFRWARAEKALRESRPLPSPALAPVLAFGLAVTAVVIVVALVAS, from the coding sequence ATGACCAGTCCCGCCGACCACGACGACGCACCTCGCCGCTGGCCGCGCGGCGTCTATGCGGCCGGCAGCGAGCCCGACCCCCGGTTCACGTTCGCCAACGAGCGCACCTTCCTGGCCTGGATTCGCACCGCCCTGGCGCTGCTGGCGGCGGGCATCGCGCTGGAGGCGCTGGAGATCCCGGCGCAGGACACGCTCCGGCTGCTCCTCGTGCTCGTGCTCGCGCTGCTCGGGGCGATCAGCAGCGTGCTGGCCTTCTTCCGCTGGGCGCGCGCGGAGAAGGCGCTGCGGGAGTCGCGGCCGCTGCCGTCGCCGGCGTTGGCCCCCGTGCTGGCATTCGGGCTAGCCGTGACCGCCGTCGTCATCGTCGTCGCGCTCGTCGCGTCGTGA
- a CDS encoding DUF202 domain-containing protein — translation MIDQTFDDGAQNERTALAWTRTALALLVGVVLATRLAAEPLGVVAVVFGVVVAPIPVAILALARRRYRRSHEALHAERALPDGKLPALVAVVALLLALLEVAYAVA, via the coding sequence ATGATCGACCAGACCTTCGACGACGGCGCACAGAACGAACGGACCGCGCTGGCCTGGACCCGCACCGCACTGGCCCTCCTGGTGGGTGTCGTGCTGGCGACGCGGCTGGCGGCCGAACCGCTGGGCGTGGTCGCGGTCGTGTTCGGAGTGGTGGTCGCACCGATCCCGGTGGCGATCCTGGCGCTCGCCCGCCGCCGCTACCGCCGATCGCACGAGGCGCTGCACGCCGAACGCGCGCTCCCGGACGGGAAGCTCCCGGCTCTGGTGGCTGTCGTCGCCCTGCTCCTGGCGCTGCTGGAGGTCGCCTACGCTGTTGCATAA
- a CDS encoding type II toxin-antitoxin system VapC family toxin: MSVGLLDTSIFIARESGRPIDLARLPAESAVSAVTIGELRWGVLMAPDDESRSRRLDTLTAAQRFEPVVVDEHVAAAWTLLRQRLKSVGVKMGVNDSWIAATAIAHGWPVVTQDQGFPGGVAGLDVIVV, from the coding sequence ATGAGCGTCGGACTGCTGGACACGTCCATCTTCATCGCCCGCGAGTCTGGTCGGCCCATCGACCTCGCCCGTCTTCCGGCCGAATCGGCCGTCAGTGCCGTGACCATCGGCGAGCTCAGGTGGGGCGTGCTCATGGCGCCGGACGACGAGTCCCGGTCGCGCCGCCTCGATACCTTGACCGCGGCCCAGCGGTTCGAGCCCGTGGTCGTGGACGAACACGTAGCCGCGGCATGGACGCTGTTGCGACAGCGGCTCAAGAGCGTCGGCGTGAAGATGGGCGTCAACGACTCCTGGATCGCCGCGACCGCCATCGCGCACGGCTGGCCTGTCGTCACGCAGGATCAAGGTTTCCCCGGCGGCGTGGCCGGGTTGGACGTCATCGTCGTGTGA
- a CDS encoding type II toxin-antitoxin system Phd/YefM family antitoxin, which translates to MGEPARVPVRELRNHVSEVLRRVEAGETLEVTVNDRPVALMTPRQTRRSTLPTQEFFATLPQADSGLRHQLDEALDETTDDLADPWLE; encoded by the coding sequence ATGGGCGAACCTGCTCGCGTACCAGTGCGGGAACTGCGCAATCACGTCAGCGAGGTGCTGCGCCGAGTCGAGGCCGGAGAGACACTCGAAGTGACGGTGAACGATCGCCCAGTGGCGCTCATGACCCCCCGGCAGACGAGGCGTAGCACCCTGCCTACGCAGGAGTTCTTCGCCACCCTGCCCCAGGCGGACAGCGGGTTGCGGCACCAGCTCGATGAGGCTCTGGACGAGACGACGGACGACCTGGCTGATCCGTGGCTGGAATGA
- the murQ gene encoding N-acetylmuramic acid 6-phosphate etherase, producing the protein MRNADLDGLATEARLPAAADLDLRSTREQVELMASQDRVAVDAVAATQDRLVEAVDGIVARMRRGGRLIEVGAGTPGRLAVLDVAECGPTFGVDERQVVAVMAGGFGAVSSAAEHDEDDRDGGRADLASLRLGPDDIVVAVSASGRTPYVLGALDTARAAGAYTVAVVNNPGSPIAAACDVAVEALTGPEILAGSTRLKAGTAAKLVLNTISTLVMVQLGRTYGDLMIDVRATNEKLRRRAHRIVATATGEDDDAVAEALRASGGDTKAATVMLLAGVGADEARRRLAAADGKVRDAIAAV; encoded by the coding sequence GTGAGGAACGCCGACCTGGACGGGCTGGCCACCGAGGCGCGGCTGCCCGCTGCCGCCGACCTCGACTTGCGCAGCACCCGTGAGCAGGTCGAGCTGATGGCCAGTCAGGACAGGGTCGCCGTCGACGCCGTCGCCGCCACGCAGGACCGCCTGGTGGAGGCCGTGGACGGCATCGTGGCCCGGATGCGCCGCGGCGGCCGGCTCATCGAGGTCGGCGCGGGCACGCCCGGCCGGCTGGCGGTGCTCGACGTGGCCGAGTGCGGCCCCACGTTCGGCGTCGACGAACGCCAGGTGGTGGCCGTCATGGCGGGTGGATTCGGCGCCGTCAGCTCCGCCGCTGAGCACGACGAGGACGACCGCGACGGCGGCCGCGCCGACCTGGCGTCGCTGCGACTGGGCCCCGACGACATCGTGGTCGCGGTCAGTGCGTCGGGCCGTACCCCGTACGTGCTCGGTGCCCTCGACACCGCCCGCGCGGCCGGCGCGTACACCGTCGCCGTCGTCAACAATCCCGGCTCGCCTATCGCGGCGGCCTGTGATGTCGCCGTCGAGGCGCTGACCGGGCCGGAAATCCTGGCCGGCTCCACCCGCCTCAAGGCCGGCACTGCCGCGAAACTGGTGCTCAACACCATCTCCACGCTGGTCATGGTGCAGCTCGGGCGTACGTACGGCGACCTCATGATCGACGTGCGGGCCACCAACGAGAAGCTGCGCCGCCGTGCGCACCGCATCGTGGCCACGGCCACGGGCGAAGACGACGACGCCGTGGCCGAGGCGTTGCGCGCCAGCGGCGGCGACACCAAGGCCGCCACCGTGATGCTGCTCGCCGGCGTCGGCGCCGACGAGGCCCGGCGGCGGCTGGCCGCCGCCGATGGCAAGGTCCGCGACGCGATCGCTGCGGTGTAG